A section of the Trichocoleus sp. genome encodes:
- a CDS encoding AAA family ATPase, with amino-acid sequence MTETTLPALIQQMLQPEFYPHPVQTPIQLIQTHVSYVFLTGDYAYKVKKPVNFGFLDYSTLEKRHFFCQEELRLNQRGAAELYLEVLPVSQTEHGFEFGNAEPIDYVVKMRQFPQEALLTELYDRGELTEALLQDLATTIAQFHANSVTNEYIRRFGEVGQVRQAFDENYAQTEHYIGGPQTQTQFDETRAYTDRFFSEQQDLFASRIQQDRIRECHGDLHLRNIALWQDKLWLFDCIEFNEPFRFVDVMFDIAYIVMDLEARQRPDLSTLFLNTYAEQTGDWEGLAVLPIYVSRQTYVRAKVTSFLLDDPGIPATEKDKAKETAALYYHLAWQYSQPRQGNLILMSGLSGSGKSTTARQLAKKLGAIHLRSDAVRKHLGGIPLNQRGGDDLYTPEMTQKTYDRLLALGIMLANQGYPVILDAKYDRQALRQPVIAQAQAHQLPLQICHCNAPLEVLRDRLQQRTGDIADATADLLPQQSFEPFTAQEQDYVKAIDTTQDVETQLVDFGRVGGNG; translated from the coding sequence ATGACTGAAACCACACTGCCTGCACTGATTCAACAGATGCTGCAACCGGAGTTCTATCCTCATCCGGTACAGACACCGATCCAATTGATCCAAACTCACGTTTCGTATGTCTTTCTCACGGGAGACTATGCCTACAAGGTGAAGAAGCCGGTCAACTTTGGCTTTTTAGATTACTCCACTCTAGAGAAGCGGCATTTTTTCTGTCAGGAGGAGTTGCGGCTCAACCAGCGTGGCGCAGCAGAACTGTACTTGGAGGTGTTACCCGTCAGTCAAACTGAGCATGGATTTGAGTTTGGCAACGCAGAGCCGATCGACTATGTGGTGAAAATGCGCCAGTTTCCCCAGGAGGCTTTGCTGACTGAACTGTACGATCGGGGCGAGCTGACAGAAGCACTGCTGCAAGATCTGGCCACAACGATCGCTCAGTTTCATGCCAATTCCGTAACAAACGAGTATATTCGCCGTTTTGGGGAAGTCGGGCAAGTGCGGCAGGCATTTGATGAAAACTACGCCCAAACCGAGCACTATATCGGCGGCCCTCAGACCCAGACTCAGTTTGATGAAACTCGTGCCTATACCGATCGCTTCTTCTCAGAGCAGCAAGACTTGTTTGCCAGCCGCATTCAGCAGGATCGAATTCGAGAATGCCACGGTGACTTACACCTGCGAAACATCGCTCTTTGGCAGGACAAGCTCTGGCTGTTTGACTGCATCGAGTTCAACGAGCCATTCCGCTTTGTTGATGTCATGTTTGACATAGCTTATATCGTCATGGATTTGGAGGCGCGACAGCGGCCTGATCTCAGCACACTCTTTCTCAACACTTATGCAGAGCAAACAGGCGATTGGGAAGGGCTGGCAGTGCTGCCGATTTATGTGAGTCGTCAAACTTATGTGCGGGCAAAAGTAACTTCTTTTCTATTAGATGATCCGGGCATTCCGGCGACCGAAAAAGACAAAGCCAAAGAAACAGCAGCGCTCTATTACCATCTGGCATGGCAGTATTCTCAGCCCCGTCAAGGAAATCTGATCCTGATGAGTGGTTTGTCGGGTTCTGGAAAAAGCACAACGGCTCGACAATTAGCGAAGAAACTTGGCGCAATTCATCTGCGATCGGATGCAGTGCGAAAGCATTTAGGCGGCATTCCCCTAAATCAGCGAGGTGGTGATGATCTGTATACCCCAGAGATGACCCAAAAAACCTACGATCGGCTTTTGGCATTGGGCATAATGCTGGCAAATCAAGGCTACCCCGTCATTCTCGATGCAAAGTACGACCGCCAAGCCTTACGTCAGCCTGTCATCGCTCAAGCTCAAGCCCATCAGCTGCCGCTCCAGATTTGCCACTGCAATGCCCCACTTGAGGTACTACGCGATCGACTCCAGCAGCGCACAGGCGATATTGCCGATGCCACGGCTGATCTTCTACCCCAGCAATCCTTCGAGCCTTTCACAGCGCAAGAGCAGGACTATGTGAAAGCGATCGACACGACCCAGGACGTCGAGACGCAATTGGTGGATTTTGGTAGGGTAG
- a CDS encoding 50S ribosomal protein L25/general stress protein Ctc, which yields MELTIEGKKRPEGSKPNALRREGHLPAVLYGHNGAESVSLVLNKKEAETLVKKASLNNTLIQLNVADLSWNGKALLREVQKHPWKGSIYHLSFFSVSEQASLQVTVPLHFVGVPVGVKQDGGSLDTVLNGLEIACAPNRIPEFIEVDVSNLRSGDSLHVNQLNLPEGATVMGEPDRVVAIVLGGAAGAGDESAEA from the coding sequence ATGGAACTCACGATCGAAGGTAAAAAGCGTCCTGAAGGGAGCAAGCCCAATGCCCTGCGTCGGGAAGGACATCTCCCTGCGGTTCTGTACGGACATAATGGTGCAGAATCAGTTTCTTTGGTGCTGAATAAGAAAGAGGCTGAAACCCTCGTTAAGAAGGCATCTTTGAACAACACACTGATCCAGCTTAACGTCGCAGACTTGTCCTGGAACGGCAAGGCGCTGCTGCGAGAAGTACAAAAGCATCCCTGGAAAGGCAGCATTTATCATCTCAGTTTCTTTTCAGTGAGTGAGCAAGCGAGTCTGCAAGTCACTGTACCGCTGCATTTCGTTGGCGTTCCAGTTGGCGTGAAGCAGGACGGCGGTTCATTAGACACCGTACTGAACGGGTTGGAGATTGCCTGTGCCCCCAACCGCATTCCTGAGTTCATTGAAGTGGATGTGTCCAATCTTCGTTCTGGTGATTCACTCCACGTCAATCAACTGAATCTGCCCGAAGGCGCAACAGTGATGGGTGAACCCGATCGGGTTGTGGCAATTGTTCTGGGTGGAGCTGCTGGAGCAGGTGACGAATCTGCTGAGGCTTAA
- a CDS encoding adenylosuccinate synthase, which yields MANVVVIGAQWGDEGKGKITDLLSKSADVVVRYQGGVNAGHTVVVQDQTFKLHLIPSGILYPNTECIIGSGTVIDPKVLIQELDQLEELGISTSNLRISQTAHVTMPYHRLIDNASEERRGDHKIGTTKRGIGPTYADKSERTGIRIIDLMDSDGMRKQVRWTVEYKNVILEKLYNLPPLDPAEVVEEYLEYAARLRPHVVDSSLHIANAVRQKRNILFEGAQGTLLDLDHGTYPYVTSSNPVAGGACVGAGVGPTIIDRVIGVAKAYTTRVGEGPFPTELEDEIGHALCDRGAEFGTTTGRKRRCGWFDGVIGRYAVRINGLDCLAITKLDVLDELEEIKVCVAYQLDGQRCNDLPSNARQFASCRPIYETLPGWKKSTADCRSLEDLPPQALDYLKFLAELMEVPIAIVSLGASRDQTIIVEDPIHGPKRALLYNVSSQQVGARG from the coding sequence TTGGCTAACGTTGTAGTGATTGGTGCCCAGTGGGGCGACGAAGGAAAAGGGAAAATCACCGATTTATTGAGCAAGTCGGCAGATGTAGTCGTCCGCTACCAGGGCGGTGTGAACGCTGGGCATACAGTCGTTGTCCAAGATCAGACATTTAAGCTACACCTCATTCCATCTGGAATTCTCTATCCCAACACTGAGTGCATCATTGGGTCAGGCACAGTCATCGATCCGAAAGTGCTGATTCAAGAACTCGATCAGCTTGAAGAACTCGGCATCTCTACAAGTAACCTGCGGATCTCTCAAACTGCTCATGTGACAATGCCCTATCATCGCCTCATTGATAACGCTTCCGAAGAGCGCAGAGGCGATCACAAAATTGGTACAACTAAGCGAGGAATTGGTCCAACCTACGCTGACAAATCTGAACGCACGGGTATCCGCATCATTGATTTGATGGATTCGGATGGGATGCGAAAGCAGGTGCGTTGGACAGTTGAATATAAGAACGTCATTTTAGAAAAGCTCTACAACCTGCCACCCCTCGATCCGGCTGAAGTTGTTGAAGAATATCTTGAATACGCCGCTCGTCTGCGTCCCCATGTGGTTGATAGCTCACTCCATATTGCCAATGCCGTCAGACAGAAGCGCAATATCCTGTTTGAAGGAGCACAAGGGACGCTGCTCGATTTAGATCACGGCACTTATCCCTACGTCACCTCTTCTAATCCGGTTGCGGGTGGGGCTTGTGTCGGGGCAGGCGTTGGTCCAACAATTATCGATCGCGTTATCGGTGTTGCCAAAGCCTACACAACGAGGGTTGGAGAGGGCCCTTTCCCTACCGAGTTGGAAGATGAAATTGGTCATGCGCTCTGCGATCGAGGTGCAGAGTTTGGCACAACCACTGGGCGAAAGCGTCGCTGTGGCTGGTTTGATGGGGTCATCGGTCGCTATGCAGTGCGGATCAATGGTCTGGATTGTCTGGCAATTACCAAGCTGGATGTTCTAGACGAGTTGGAAGAGATCAAGGTTTGTGTAGCTTACCAGCTAGACGGACAACGCTGTAATGATCTGCCTTCCAATGCCCGCCAATTTGCCAGTTGCCGACCCATCTATGAAACGCTGCCCGGCTGGAAGAAATCGACGGCAGACTGTCGATCGCTCGAAGATCTACCCCCTCAGGCGCTCGATTACCTGAAGTTTCTTGCAGAACTGATGGAAGTCCCAATTGCGATCGTCTCTCTTGGGGCAAGCCGCGACCAGACTATCATTGTAGAAGACCCAATTCACGGTCCGAAGCGGGCGTTACTCTATAACGTGAGTAGTCAGCAGGTCGGAGCGCGGGGGTAG